In the genome of Populus trichocarpa isolate Nisqually-1 chromosome 6, P.trichocarpa_v4.1, whole genome shotgun sequence, one region contains:
- the LOC7479607 gene encoding OVARIAN TUMOR DOMAIN-containing deubiquitinating enzyme 11, translated as MTESNSNASVSSSSSLNSSFPDIEDDQTIASILAEDESSQVAGTLGKRLSHLDSIPHTPRVNGEIPDVNDATLDHERLSERLATYGLEELQIEGDGNCQFRALADQLFRSPDYHKHVRKKIVKQLKHFRKSYEGYVPMKYRSYVKKMKKPGEWGDHLTLQAAADRFGAKICLVTSFRDTCYIEIMPKDKSPTRELWLSFWSEVHYNSLYATGDVPTRVARKKHWLF; from the exons ATGACTGAAAGCAATAGCAATGCAAGTGTGAGCTCGAGTTCGAGTTTGAATAGCAGCTTTCCGGACATAGAGGATGACCAAACCATTGCAAGCATCTTAGCAGAAGATGAAAGTTCTCAAGTTGCTGGAACGCTTGGGAAGAGACTGTCGCATTTGGACTCCATACCA CACACTCCACGGGTGAATGGTGAGATACCTGATGTGAATGATGCAACCTTAGACCATGAGCGACTGTCTGAAAG GTTGGCAACATATGGTTTAGAAGAACTGCAAATCGAGGGCGATGGGAATTGTCAG tttcgAGCATTAGCAGACCAATTGTTCCGCAGTCCAGATTACCACAAACATGTGAGGAAGAAAATAGTCAAGCAG CTAAAGCATTTCAGAAAATCATATGAGGGATATGTCCCCATGAAGTACAGAAGCTAtgtgaagaagatgaaaaa GCCAGGGGAGTGGGGGGATCATCTAACTCTACAGGCAGCGGCAGATCGA TTTGGTGCCAAAATTTGTTTGGTAACATCTTTCCGGGACACATGCTATATCGAGATCATGCCCAAAGACAAAAGTCCCACCAGAG AACTTTGGCTGAGCTTTTGGAGCGAAGTTCATTACAATTCATTGTATGCAACTGGAG ATGTCCCGACCAGAGTAGCAAGAAAGAAGCATTGGCTTTTTTAA
- the LOC7495640 gene encoding abrin-a — protein MLQKTTSTLAFFLIFSITGILTGEIWKFPRSIMEGNMKVWILQLVALWVLLVAIHDHHVVANDGGVYTHPEPIIPLHASEEGRKAINNSRSFSIVGAGSKLCVSVNRFVPQLVDCKADTKEQKWEFLADGTLRTETNHSMCLTCNDLTQGSDILVLPCKFSSSDYIFWKYRSSDKAIINTASTTEDLVMDLREGQTEVPQQIFLWESNDGDNQMWYLEP, from the exons ATGCTCCAAAAAACCACAAGCACTCTAGCTTTCTTCTTAATCTTCTCAATCACAGGCATCCTCACAG GTGAGATTTGGAAATTCCCACGATCCATAATGGAAGGAAacatgaaagtttggatttTGCAGTTGGTGGCACTATGGGTTTTGTTAGTGGCAATTCACGATCACCATGTCGTGGCAAACGATGGTGGCGTTTATACTCATCCCGAGCCTATAATTCCACTCCATGCCTCCGAAGAAGGTAGGAAGGCTATCAATAATTCAAGGTCGTTTTCCATCGTCGGGGCAGGCAGTAAACTCTGCGTTTCAGTAAACAGATTCGTGCCCCAGCTAGTGGATTGCAAGGCCGACACAAAAGAGCAAAAATGGGAGTTCCTTGCAGATGGTACTTTGCGGACAGAGACAAACCATAGCATGTGCCTCACTTGTAATGACCTAACCCAAGGAAGCGACATTCTCGTTCTCCCATGCAAATTCAGTTCGTCtgattatatattttggaaATATAGGTCCTCTGATAAAGCCATTATTAATACTGCCAGTACTACTGAAGACCTGGTAATGGATTTGCGCGAAGGTCAAACAGAAGTCCCTCAACAAATATTTCTTTGGGAATCCAATGATGGAGACAACCAGATGTGGTATCTAGAACCATGA